From Aquificota bacterium, one genomic window encodes:
- a CDS encoding acetoin utilization protein AcuC has protein sequence MQKKARLVGSLAYKKLRYTNNHPLRIPRVSLLIELLKAMELIEEKELVESREARWEELRLFHDEEYLRALEECDRCMCVKKDYRERFNIGNYENPVSPAMWKGSLLATGSSVQAVELFLEGHIAFNPAGGMHHAYKDRANGFCFINDPGIVLQYLLEKGFKRVLYIDLDAHHCDGVQEFFYQEDRVFVFSIHQSPTYAFPFKRGFWEERGEGRGKGYNLNIPLPKGVNDSEFLFVLESLLPLIAQSYKPEVYVLQLGTDALKEDYLSKFELSNWGFLKAFDLVREVLGEGIYLGGGGYHPIALARAWSLIWCRMSNRDIPKGLTPLAREVLSSVDFEELEEEDRSYMLDGLLDRPREGEIRSEVREIVERAKAEFC, from the coding sequence ATGCAAAAGAAAGCGAGATTAGTAGGTAGTTTGGCATATAAGAAGCTAAGATATACCAACAACCATCCCCTCAGAATACCAAGGGTTTCTTTGCTCATTGAACTGTTAAAAGCTATGGAACTTATAGAGGAAAAAGAGCTTGTGGAAAGTAGGGAAGCAAGATGGGAAGAGCTAAGGCTATTCCATGATGAGGAGTATTTGAGAGCTTTGGAAGAATGCGACAGGTGCATGTGTGTAAAAAAGGATTACAGAGAAAGGTTTAACATAGGCAATTATGAAAACCCTGTGTCTCCAGCCATGTGGAAGGGTTCCCTTCTTGCCACAGGCTCTTCCGTGCAAGCGGTGGAACTCTTCTTAGAGGGCCATATAGCCTTTAACCCTGCCGGTGGCATGCACCACGCTTATAAAGACAGGGCAAACGGCTTCTGTTTTATAAACGACCCTGGAATAGTTTTGCAATACCTGTTAGAAAAAGGCTTTAAAAGGGTCCTTTACATAGACCTTGATGCCCATCACTGCGATGGCGTTCAAGAGTTTTTCTACCAGGAGGACAGGGTCTTTGTCTTTTCCATACACCAATCTCCAACCTACGCCTTTCCCTTCAAAAGGGGCTTTTGGGAAGAGAGAGGAGAAGGAAGGGGAAAGGGCTATAACCTAAACATACCCTTACCAAAAGGAGTAAATGACAGTGAGTTTCTCTTCGTTTTAGAGAGCCTTTTACCTCTTATAGCACAATCATACAAGCCAGAGGTCTATGTATTACAACTTGGCACAGATGCGCTTAAAGAGGATTATCTTTCCAAGTTTGAGCTCTCCAACTGGGGCTTTTTGAAGGCCTTTGACCTTGTGAGAGAGGTTTTAGGGGAGGGCATTTACCTTGGTGGTGGAGGCTACCATCCCATAGCTTTGGCAAGGGCTTGGTCCCTTATCTGGTGCAGGATGTCCAACAGAGATATTCCAAAGGGTCTTACTCCTTTGGCAAGGGAAGTGCTATCCTCTGTGGATTTTGAGGAACTGGAAGAGGAAGACAGGAGCTATATGCTGGATGGCCTTTTGGACAGACCAAGGGAAGGAGAAATAAGAAGCGAGGTAAGGGAGATTGTGGAGAGGGCTAAAGCAGAATTTTGCTAA
- a CDS encoding SCO family protein yields MRRQSLDEGSVVRHLFGGLLALLFFLLTAFAQEGSTGIPPNEGKTLENPLPNVRLINSYGEEFDLYSLKGKPIILSPIYTNCSSACPIITDSLKKALPGRPGEDFWVISLTFDPTDGLKNIKDFQEKHGLDGKGWIVAMVKNKEDLFRLLDAIDFRFMSIPESKDFVHPNLLVFISPDMKIKKYVYGVVFDKRELKKALDYAKGKAPLWEKVQRFLFFIALLGLVLTGVYTVITLAKYLHKREEAKKVLP; encoded by the coding sequence ATGAGAAGGCAGAGCTTAGATGAGGGTTCCGTCGTGCGCCATTTGTTTGGAGGGCTTTTAGCCCTCCTCTTTTTTTTATTAACAGCCTTTGCCCAAGAAGGCTCCACTGGCATACCACCCAACGAGGGAAAAACCTTAGAAAACCCCTTGCCCAATGTAAGGCTTATAAACTCCTATGGAGAGGAGTTTGACCTATACAGCTTGAAGGGAAAGCCTATAATTTTAAGCCCAATCTATACCAACTGCTCTTCCGCTTGCCCCATAATTACCGATTCTCTAAAAAAGGCCCTTCCCGGAAGGCCGGGTGAAGACTTTTGGGTAATATCCCTCACTTTTGACCCAACGGACGGCCTTAAAAACATAAAGGATTTTCAAGAAAAGCATGGCTTGGATGGTAAGGGTTGGATTGTGGCTATGGTAAAAAACAAGGAAGACCTGTTTAGGCTTTTGGATGCCATAGATTTTAGGTTTATGTCCATACCGGAAAGTAAGGACTTTGTCCATCCAAACCTATTGGTCTTCATCTCGCCGGATATGAAGATTAAAAAGTATGTGTATGGTGTGGTTTTTGATAAAAGGGAGTTGAAAAAAGCCTTAGATTACGCCAAAGGCAAAGCTCCTCTGTGGGAGAAAGTTCAAAGGTTTCTCTTCTTTATAGCACTTTTGGGGCTTGTATTAACGGGAGTATATACGGTTATCACATTGGCAAAGTATTTGCACAAAAGGGAAGAGGCAAAAAAAGTCTTGCCTTAA
- a CDS encoding cbb3-type cytochrome c oxidase subunit I, whose protein sequence is MKVDKTIRNILVAEIVFPIVLLVFGIYHGLMQVLYRAGVIKDMSVAGIEYYQGLTLHGVINAIVFTTIIIVALGNIVFLYYLKKPLRPAVQWLSLILMFGGTLMAAWAMFTGKANVLYTFYPPLIAHWTFYLGAALLIVGSIVPLFFDWLPNYIAWKRENPGQKVPLAVYGMLVNHIMWVIMVVPVFIEVLFQLLPLSLGLVQEINPSLARTLFWAFGHPIVYFWLLPAYVMLYTVLPKIVTGEGKLYSDGAARLVFILFLILSFPVGLHHQFTEPGITNNYKLIHALFTLGVTVPSMITAFTVAASLEYSIKAKYPEVKDSYLYWLAKIPYISLEGNKWLVSYFMAGLFLFFVGGITGIINASYNMNQVVHNTSFVPGHFHTTVGGLVTLVFLGMSLYFLSQLTGKEIKFKGLAVLAPWLWWQGMLIFEYAMSVAGFHGFPRRTNTGISYLNPESPLYRPEWVGYAELSVFAGVLIVVGFVFWAISFFGTLLSPATKEADLEIPTAEAYHDEKMPALQKLTPWVVFSSLLFLISYIPPLYDVTKRGVFFDSPGYNDKNPVPITKPQSAKEDKNEKAELR, encoded by the coding sequence ATGAAGGTGGATAAGACCATAAGAAACATACTTGTGGCGGAGATAGTCTTCCCAATTGTCTTGCTTGTCTTTGGTATCTACCATGGCCTCATGCAGGTATTATATAGGGCTGGTGTGATAAAAGATATGTCTGTGGCGGGCATTGAATATTATCAAGGTCTTACCCTGCACGGTGTTATAAACGCCATAGTATTTACAACCATAATCATAGTGGCCCTTGGAAATATTGTCTTTCTTTACTACCTTAAAAAGCCTTTGAGGCCTGCTGTCCAATGGCTCTCCCTTATCCTTATGTTTGGTGGCACCCTTATGGCAGCCTGGGCCATGTTTACGGGCAAGGCAAACGTGCTTTACACCTTTTATCCTCCACTTATTGCCCACTGGACTTTCTACCTTGGCGCAGCACTTTTGATAGTAGGTTCCATAGTTCCCCTCTTTTTTGACTGGCTACCCAACTATATAGCATGGAAGAGGGAAAACCCCGGCCAAAAGGTGCCACTTGCGGTCTACGGTATGCTCGTAAACCATATTATGTGGGTCATAATGGTGGTGCCCGTTTTTATAGAGGTGCTTTTCCAACTTCTGCCTTTGTCTTTGGGCCTTGTGCAAGAGATTAACCCCTCCTTGGCAAGGACTCTCTTCTGGGCCTTTGGACACCCGATAGTTTACTTCTGGCTTTTGCCAGCTTATGTGATGCTCTACACAGTGCTTCCTAAAATAGTAACTGGTGAGGGAAAGCTATACTCCGATGGTGCAGCAAGGCTTGTGTTCATTCTCTTCCTAATCCTATCCTTCCCGGTAGGACTTCACCACCAGTTTACAGAACCCGGTATAACCAACAACTACAAGCTCATACACGCTCTCTTTACCTTGGGTGTAACAGTGCCAAGTATGATAACCGCCTTTACTGTGGCAGCATCCCTTGAGTATTCTATAAAGGCCAAGTATCCAGAAGTTAAAGATTCTTATCTCTACTGGTTGGCAAAAATACCCTACATAAGCCTTGAGGGCAACAAGTGGCTCGTCTCCTACTTTATGGCTGGTCTGTTCTTATTCTTCGTGGGTGGTATAACGGGTATAATCAACGCTTCCTATAACATGAACCAAGTGGTTCACAACACCTCCTTTGTGCCCGGACACTTCCACACCACCGTTGGTGGTCTTGTAACCCTTGTATTCCTTGGCATGTCCCTTTACTTCCTCTCTCAGCTCACCGGAAAGGAGATCAAGTTCAAAGGCTTGGCAGTCTTGGCTCCATGGCTCTGGTGGCAAGGTATGCTTATATTTGAATATGCCATGTCTGTGGCAGGTTTTCATGGCTTCCCAAGGAGGACAAACACGGGCATATCTTACCTAAACCCAGAATCACCCCTCTACAGGCCCGAGTGGGTAGGCTATGCAGAGCTTTCCGTATTTGCCGGCGTGCTTATAGTAGTTGGCTTTGTATTCTGGGCCATCTCCTTCTTTGGAACTCTCTTGTCCCCAGCCACCAAGGAGGCAGACCTTGAAATACCCACCGCTGAAGCCTACCACGATGAGAAGATGCCAGCTCTCCAAAAGCTTACACCTTGGGTGGTCTTTAGCTCACTCCTATTCCTCATATCCTACATACCACCCCTTTACGATGTGACCAAGAGGGGTGTATTCTTTGACTCTCCCGGATATAACGATAAAAACCCAGTTCCTATTACAAAGCCCCAGTCTGCAAAGGAAGACAAGAATGAGAAGGCAGAGCTTAGATGA
- a CDS encoding LL-diaminopimelate aminotransferase has product MFEYAQRIKILPPYLFAQIDQKKREKLQQGVDLIDLGVGDPDIPTPQPIVEAMKRAVEKPEHHRYPSYEGMFSFRKTVADWYKRRFGVDLDPHTEIVTLIGSKEGIAHFPLAFVNPGDVVLCPDPAYPVYKIGTIFAGGEPYILPLKEENGFLPDFKSVPKDILKRAKIIWVNYPNNPTSAVAEESFYKELIDWARENNIIVASDLAYSEIYFGNKRPMSILQIEGAKEVAIEFHSLSKTFNMTGWRLGMAVGNKDLIAGLGKVKTNVDSGQFQAIQEAGITALSLPEEEVQKIRDIYRERRKVMIEALEDVGLEVYKSDATFYLWVKVPKGYTSAEFVSLLLDKCGIVCTPGNGFGQYGEGYFRISLTVPTERLLEAVERIRGLKL; this is encoded by the coding sequence ATGTTTGAGTATGCTCAGAGGATAAAGATACTTCCACCCTATCTCTTTGCCCAGATTGACCAAAAAAAGAGGGAAAAGCTACAGCAAGGAGTGGATTTAATTGACCTTGGAGTGGGAGACCCAGATATACCCACGCCACAGCCCATAGTGGAAGCTATGAAAAGGGCTGTGGAAAAGCCAGAACATCACAGATATCCCTCCTATGAGGGTATGTTTTCCTTTAGAAAAACTGTGGCAGATTGGTACAAAAGGCGCTTTGGTGTAGATTTAGATCCGCACACAGAAATAGTTACACTTATAGGCTCTAAGGAGGGAATTGCCCACTTCCCCCTTGCCTTTGTAAACCCAGGTGACGTGGTCCTTTGCCCAGACCCGGCTTATCCTGTCTATAAGATAGGAACCATCTTTGCCGGAGGCGAGCCTTACATACTGCCCCTCAAGGAAGAGAATGGCTTTCTTCCAGACTTTAAAAGCGTGCCAAAAGACATCCTAAAAAGGGCAAAGATCATATGGGTAAACTATCCCAATAACCCCACCTCTGCGGTGGCAGAGGAAAGCTTTTACAAAGAGCTTATTGACTGGGCAAGGGAAAACAACATAATAGTTGCCTCAGACCTCGCCTATTCGGAGATATACTTCGGCAACAAAAGGCCCATGTCCATACTTCAGATAGAAGGGGCAAAGGAGGTGGCCATAGAGTTTCACTCTCTCTCAAAGACATTCAACATGACGGGCTGGCGCCTTGGTATGGCCGTGGGCAACAAGGACCTAATAGCGGGCCTTGGAAAGGTAAAGACCAATGTAGATTCAGGACAGTTTCAGGCAATTCAAGAAGCAGGCATTACAGCGCTAAGCCTACCCGAAGAAGAAGTTCAAAAGATAAGGGACATATACAGAGAGAGAAGGAAGGTTATGATTGAAGCCCTTGAGGATGTGGGGCTTGAGGTCTATAAATCTGACGCTACCTTTTACCTTTGGGTAAAGGTGCCAAAGGGCTACACTTCCGCAGAGTTTGTATCCTTACTTTTGGATAAGTGTGGTATTGTATGCACACCTGGCAACGGCTTTGGACAGTATGGAGAAGGATACTTTAGAATATCTTTAACAGTGCCAACGGAAAGGCTTTTGGAGGCCGTTGAGAGGATTAGGGGGCTAAAACTATGA
- a CDS encoding sodium-dependent transporter, translated as MKKRETWASKIGLIFAAADNAIGLGNLLRFPSKVALYGGGAFMIPYFVSLFLLGLPLMILEWIIGRYAGSKGHGSMTGIMGSLFHHANWARVLGSLGVAIPFLIVCYYIYIESWTLGFAVLSLFGQMPEPVIGQDAKTAMAPYVEFFKTYTKPSNVAILFLVLTLAINWYILQRGVVKGIELTAKFGIPALLVMGLLLSIVSLSIRGGKGLEGLLYIYTPDFSKIWDPHVWLEASGQIFFILSLGMGAIATYASYVKSKEDVLKAGLWTAGLNEFVEVVIGASIAIPAAFAMFGASAVPELAKEGTFRLGFMSMPAVLMALPLGSILSAVWFFLLFIAALTSSLALTQPLISLFEDEMRWSHTKAVNVSMVMVSVGAFLSAFLPGFIDELDFWAGTFMLVFFALLEIIVFVWIFGVNKFHHELTRDVFIRIPKAVVYFFAIVSPIFLVSLLYQWGVVKAPEVLSNTDPKVVVARLFIIATLVLLAFVAIDSKRRYLSGPHL; from the coding sequence ATGAAGAAAAGGGAGACTTGGGCCTCAAAGATAGGCTTAATATTTGCCGCCGCTGATAATGCCATAGGCTTGGGGAATCTTTTAAGGTTTCCTTCCAAGGTGGCCCTCTATGGTGGTGGCGCCTTTATGATACCTTACTTTGTCTCTCTTTTCCTTTTAGGTCTACCCCTTATGATCCTTGAGTGGATTATAGGAAGGTATGCTGGTTCCAAGGGGCATGGTTCCATGACAGGCATTATGGGATCACTCTTTCACCATGCCAACTGGGCAAGGGTCCTTGGTTCCCTTGGTGTTGCCATACCCTTCCTTATAGTTTGCTATTACATATACATTGAGTCGTGGACGCTGGGCTTTGCGGTACTTTCTCTCTTTGGCCAGATGCCAGAACCGGTTATAGGCCAAGACGCCAAGACGGCCATGGCACCCTATGTGGAGTTTTTCAAGACATACACAAAGCCTTCCAATGTAGCCATACTCTTTTTGGTCCTTACCCTTGCCATAAACTGGTATATCCTTCAAAGGGGAGTGGTAAAGGGCATAGAACTTACCGCAAAGTTTGGCATACCAGCCCTACTTGTAATGGGTCTTTTACTTTCCATAGTATCCCTTTCCATCAGGGGTGGTAAGGGTCTTGAAGGGCTTTTGTACATATATACGCCCGATTTCAGCAAGATATGGGACCCTCATGTGTGGCTTGAGGCCTCGGGCCAGATCTTCTTCATCCTCTCTCTTGGCATGGGTGCTATAGCCACCTACGCCAGCTATGTAAAGTCTAAAGAAGATGTTTTAAAGGCGGGACTTTGGACGGCAGGACTCAATGAGTTTGTGGAGGTGGTGATCGGTGCCTCCATTGCCATACCGGCCGCCTTTGCCATGTTTGGAGCCTCTGCAGTTCCAGAGCTTGCCAAAGAAGGCACCTTTAGGCTTGGATTCATGTCCATGCCAGCCGTGCTTATGGCCTTACCTTTGGGCAGTATTCTTTCAGCCGTGTGGTTCTTCTTGCTTTTTATTGCAGCCCTTACCTCCTCCTTGGCCCTCACTCAGCCTCTAATATCCCTTTTTGAAGATGAGATGAGATGGTCCCATACAAAGGCTGTAAATGTTTCTATGGTTATGGTCTCTGTAGGTGCCTTTCTGTCCGCCTTTTTGCCCGGATTTATAGATGAGCTTGACTTCTGGGCTGGTACCTTTATGCTTGTCTTCTTTGCCCTTTTGGAGATAATAGTATTTGTGTGGATATTTGGCGTAAATAAGTTCCACCATGAACTTACAAGGGATGTTTTTATAAGAATACCAAAGGCGGTGGTTTACTTCTTTGCCATAGTATCGCCTATATTCTTGGTGAGCCTCCTATACCAATGGGGTGTGGTAAAGGCTCCAGAAGTTCTATCTAACACGGACCCAAAGGTGGTCGTAGCCAGGCTCTTCATAATAGCCACCCTTGTGCTTCTTGCCTTTGTGGCCATAGATAGTAAGAGAAGATACCTTTCTGGACCACACCTATGA
- a CDS encoding activase, which produces MLLLGIDVGSTTCKYVLTDEKGNILDKAYERHNTKQAEKVLEFLLRLEGQYGLRHGRDRVYITGSGGGFIGSLIGARFVQEVVAVATAVERLHPDVRFVSEIGGEDMKTIFIKEQEGKRNRQVYMQNVCAGGTGTFIEKVGRKLGIPPEELSQMDYEGYTLHRISSKCGIFAEADVNSLVKAGVPVEEIIASLFEAVVYQNLAQLTKGNTPLPKVLLLGGPNLFFKGLQQAWRVHLQRLWKERGVGDFSKEDMEKLVIVPENSLYYASLGCVFTALEEEGGTYTGHERLRWWVEEGQYEQKLKEGKRGLVSSEEELEEFKRKYSYVVENRIVPKKVREVIIGCDFGSTTAKAVCITPQKEIVFSCYTLSKGNPIEDAKEIFRKIKDYLGDGRVLALGLTGYGKDLLKDVLGADVAVVETVAHATAGLHFFPDADCICDVGGVDVKIMILRQGSVVDFRLNSQCSSGNGAFLQGVAERFNIPLGDIADRAFSAKAMPNFTMGCGVFLQSDIVNQQRKGWKAEEILAGLCYVLPLNVWVYAGNINNLAQVGKKFILQGGTHKNLAVVKSQIDFIKSKVPEAEIYVHPYSGEAGAIGAALIALEHYQRHGKTNFRGFSTIEGLTYKATTSKDTVCHWCPINCQRSFIDVYIGEGEGRPWSKVPLPPGWVRLIVNNACPKGLVEDEKELKVVRERMERVKNEFPNIADLVKKEAFRVPTRQKVH; this is translated from the coding sequence ATGCTTTTGCTTGGTATAGATGTGGGAAGCACCACCTGTAAGTATGTTTTGACGGATGAAAAAGGGAACATCCTTGACAAGGCCTATGAGAGGCACAACACAAAGCAGGCGGAAAAGGTATTGGAGTTTCTCCTAAGGCTGGAAGGTCAATATGGCTTAAGGCATGGAAGGGATAGGGTTTATATAACAGGCTCCGGTGGGGGCTTTATAGGAAGCCTCATAGGTGCAAGGTTTGTGCAGGAGGTGGTTGCCGTTGCCACGGCGGTGGAAAGGTTGCATCCCGATGTGAGGTTTGTGAGCGAGATAGGCGGAGAGGACATGAAGACCATCTTTATAAAGGAGCAGGAGGGAAAAAGGAACAGGCAGGTGTATATGCAGAATGTATGCGCTGGAGGCACGGGCACCTTTATAGAAAAGGTGGGCAGAAAGCTTGGCATACCACCAGAAGAGCTATCTCAGATGGACTATGAGGGCTATACGCTCCACCGCATAAGCTCCAAGTGTGGCATCTTTGCAGAGGCAGATGTAAACTCCCTTGTAAAGGCGGGCGTTCCAGTGGAAGAGATCATAGCTTCCCTCTTTGAGGCCGTTGTCTATCAAAATTTGGCCCAGCTCACAAAAGGAAACACTCCCCTTCCAAAGGTCCTTCTTTTAGGTGGTCCCAACCTCTTCTTTAAGGGCCTTCAGCAGGCGTGGAGGGTTCACCTTCAAAGGCTTTGGAAGGAAAGGGGTGTGGGAGACTTTAGCAAGGAGGATATGGAAAAGCTTGTAATAGTGCCGGAAAACTCCCTCTACTATGCCAGCCTTGGCTGTGTCTTTACAGCCCTTGAGGAGGAGGGAGGAACTTATACGGGTCATGAGAGGCTAAGGTGGTGGGTGGAAGAGGGTCAGTATGAGCAGAAGTTAAAGGAAGGAAAGAGGGGGCTTGTAAGCTCAGAAGAAGAGCTTGAGGAGTTCAAGAGAAAGTACTCCTACGTTGTGGAAAACCGCATAGTGCCGAAGAAGGTAAGGGAGGTCATAATAGGCTGTGATTTTGGTTCCACAACGGCAAAGGCTGTATGCATAACGCCTCAGAAGGAGATAGTTTTCTCCTGCTATACCTTGAGCAAGGGCAATCCTATAGAGGATGCAAAGGAGATATTTAGAAAGATAAAGGATTATCTCGGTGATGGGAGGGTTTTGGCCCTTGGCCTAACGGGCTATGGCAAGGACCTACTCAAAGATGTTCTGGGCGCGGATGTGGCGGTGGTGGAAACGGTGGCCCATGCCACGGCGGGCCTTCACTTCTTCCCCGATGCGGACTGTATATGCGATGTGGGCGGTGTGGATGTAAAGATAATGATACTAAGGCAAGGCTCTGTGGTAGACTTTAGGCTAAATTCTCAATGTTCTTCTGGCAATGGTGCCTTCCTTCAGGGTGTGGCAGAGAGGTTTAACATACCTTTGGGAGATATAGCGGATAGGGCCTTCTCAGCCAAGGCCATGCCCAACTTCACCATGGGCTGTGGCGTTTTTCTCCAGAGCGACATAGTAAACCAGCAGAGGAAGGGCTGGAAGGCGGAAGAGATTTTGGCAGGCCTTTGCTACGTTCTGCCCTTGAACGTGTGGGTCTATGCGGGCAACATAAACAACCTGGCTCAGGTGGGCAAAAAGTTTATCCTACAAGGTGGAACGCACAAAAACCTTGCGGTGGTTAAATCTCAGATAGACTTTATAAAGTCCAAGGTGCCAGAGGCTGAAATCTATGTGCATCCTTATTCAGGTGAGGCTGGCGCCATAGGCGCAGCACTTATAGCCTTAGAGCATTATCAAAGGCATGGAAAAACCAACTTCAGAGGCTTTTCCACTATAGAAGGGCTTACCTACAAGGCTACCACCTCAAAAGATACGGTGTGCCATTGGTGTCCTATAAACTGCCAGAGAAGCTTTATAGACGTTTACATTGGAGAAGGAGAGGGAAGGCCTTGGAGTAAGGTTCCGTTGCCACCGGGATGGGTAAGGCTTATCGTTAATAACGCCTGTCCAAAGGGCCTTGTGGAGGATGAAAAGGAGTTAAAGGTGGTAAGAGAAAGGATGGAGAGGGTAAAAAATGAGTTTCCTAATATCGCTGATCTTGTTAAAAAGGAGGCCTTTAGGGTCCCAACAAGACAGAAGGTCCATTAG
- a CDS encoding activase has translation MSFLISLILLKRRPLGSQQDRRSIRVGIPKFLNVWGTHQFWVGFFKALGVGKIIFSSDTSEEQYRTYGKGRITMDSCYPVKALAGHMGELLYKDINLLFVPMIYSLPSFLRGHVVDTLSCTRVMMSVENIRAGFTRERDEFSQRGISLVSPFVPFGEPELLPKYLWESLKEVIPGLTLEETAKAVEEGFRSLWDFEKRMREKSLEIIKWCAKNQRPALLVLARPYHMDPGIGHEIDAEFQPYGYPVLWYNYLPLDDWLLDWLFGKEIRAGIIKSPFDISDVWTSSYSSNTNEIIWGAKFSARLPWITGVIRLSSYECGMDQPTFTPVQKIVESSGTLYFKFGELDETKPAGSVKIRVETIIYYLEKYSKDIIERKLKRLGPIPKELLV, from the coding sequence ATGAGTTTCCTAATATCGCTGATCTTGTTAAAAAGGAGGCCTTTAGGGTCCCAACAAGACAGAAGGTCCATTAGGGTAGGGATCCCTAAGTTTTTGAACGTGTGGGGGACCCACCAGTTTTGGGTGGGCTTCTTTAAAGCCCTTGGCGTAGGTAAGATAATTTTCAGTTCAGACACCTCGGAAGAACAATACAGAACATACGGAAAAGGTAGGATAACTATGGACTCCTGCTATCCGGTAAAAGCCCTTGCAGGACATATGGGAGAACTGCTATATAAGGATATAAACCTTCTCTTTGTACCCATGATCTATTCCTTACCTTCCTTTTTGAGGGGTCATGTGGTAGATACCCTATCTTGCACCCGAGTAATGATGAGCGTGGAGAACATAAGGGCTGGTTTTACAAGGGAAAGGGATGAGTTCTCCCAAAGGGGTATAAGCCTTGTCTCTCCCTTTGTTCCCTTTGGAGAGCCAGAGCTCTTGCCCAAATACCTTTGGGAGTCTTTAAAAGAGGTTATACCGGGCCTAACCCTTGAAGAGACTGCAAAGGCCGTAGAAGAAGGCTTTAGGTCCCTTTGGGATTTTGAGAAAAGGATGAGGGAAAAGAGCCTTGAGATCATAAAATGGTGTGCCAAGAATCAAAGGCCTGCCTTGCTTGTGCTTGCCAGGCCATACCACATGGACCCGGGCATAGGCCATGAGATAGACGCAGAGTTCCAGCCCTATGGCTACCCTGTTCTTTGGTATAACTACCTGCCTTTGGATGATTGGCTTCTGGACTGGCTCTTTGGAAAGGAGATAAGAGCTGGCATAATAAAAAGCCCCTTTGACATATCAGACGTTTGGACATCTTCATACAGCTCCAACACCAACGAGATCATATGGGGTGCCAAGTTCTCCGCAAGGCTTCCTTGGATAACAGGCGTTATAAGGCTCTCCAGTTATGAGTGTGGTATGGACCAGCCCACCTTTACACCAGTCCAAAAGATTGTGGAAAGCTCTGGCACCCTTTACTTTAAGTTTGGAGAACTGGATGAGACAAAGCCGGCGGGTAGTGTAAAGATAAGGGTAGAAACCATAATTTACTACCTTGAAAAGTACTCAAAGGATATCATAGAGAGGAAATTAAAAAGGCTTGGACCCATTCCAAAGGAGCTTTTAGTCTAA
- a CDS encoding CBS domain-containing protein: protein MKEIELSSLATGVPIIELSLGVKEALRTFEEYGIYDFLVVVKDNKPVGIVYKFDLINAQQRPNLIVGDLVHPVMKLKNVVIKSDELVYLLDFFNFSKSPILLIDKKGFYIGVLFYHVVLHHISLFKETAIPLFQKIRSLFGQDYYFYCFYIKSLKGFVEAYGTSAGESVQKILYEDIKNSIPGDISLSLEEKEVYVLSKHRVKEEDIRSLYEEFHKEFTLLYAEANPLYIRGYCIPIKDVNNFEELFRISSDLKKRMEGVYDASFFIFYDERPSVVLCEYKRKEFIHQIKSKIKQDFEKIVDVLKRSDRDLWEFILYDLFKEYPYFELFYIMGESGLQVSNNVVNPRITYPIKTGRKGADRSEKEYFKKANYEDVYISNIYISQATDDFCITVSKRFNYGGKSYILAGDINYREIHKLVKEYAKESEISR from the coding sequence ATGAAGGAAATAGAGCTTTCCAGCTTGGCAACGGGCGTGCCTATTATAGAGCTTTCCCTTGGAGTAAAGGAAGCACTAAGAACCTTTGAAGAGTATGGCATATACGATTTTTTAGTAGTTGTAAAGGATAACAAGCCTGTAGGCATTGTTTATAAATTTGACCTTATAAACGCGCAGCAAAGGCCAAATTTAATAGTTGGGGACCTTGTCCATCCTGTTATGAAGTTAAAAAATGTGGTAATAAAGTCGGATGAGCTTGTATATCTTCTGGACTTTTTTAACTTTTCAAAATCTCCTATACTGCTTATAGACAAAAAAGGCTTTTATATAGGTGTTTTGTTCTACCATGTGGTGCTTCATCATATAAGCCTGTTTAAGGAAACTGCCATTCCTTTGTTCCAAAAGATAAGGTCCCTTTTTGGTCAAGATTATTATTTTTATTGCTTTTATATAAAGTCTTTAAAAGGCTTTGTAGAAGCTTACGGAACCTCTGCGGGTGAAAGCGTTCAAAAGATATTATACGAGGATATAAAAAATAGCATACCGGGCGATATAAGCCTTTCCCTCGAGGAGAAGGAGGTTTATGTTCTTTCAAAGCATAGAGTAAAGGAAGAGGATATAAGGTCTTTGTATGAAGAATTTCACAAAGAGTTTACACTGCTTTATGCAGAGGCAAACCCGCTTTACATACGGGGTTATTGTATACCAATAAAGGATGTTAACAACTTTGAAGAGCTTTTTAGGATAAGCTCAGACCTTAAAAAGAGGATGGAAGGGGTTTATGATGCTTCCTTTTTCATATTTTATGATGAAAGGCCTTCCGTTGTTTTATGTGAGTATAAAAGAAAGGAATTTATACATCAGATAAAGTCCAAGATCAAGCAAGACTTTGAAAAGATAGTGGATGTTTTAAAAAGGTCGGATAGAGACCTTTGGGAGTTTATACTATATGACCTTTTTAAAGAATATCCTTATTTTGAGCTTTTCTATATAATGGGAGAAAGCGGACTTCAAGTTTCCAACAATGTGGTAAACCCGAGGATAACCTATCCCATAAAAACTGGTAGAAAGGGTGCGGACAGGTCGGAAAAGGAATACTTTAAAAAGGCAAACTACGAGGATGTTTATATCTCCAACATATACATATCTCAGGCAACGGACGATTTTTGCATTACCGTATCAAAAAGGTTTAACTATGGAGGAAAGAGCTACATCCTTGCAGGAGATATAAACTACAGAGAAATACACAAACTGGTAAAGGAATATGCAAAAGAAAGCGAGATTAGTAGGTAG